Genomic DNA from Dysidea avara chromosome 10, odDysAvar1.4, whole genome shotgun sequence:
atatttgcctgacaaatggcctatgtcaggcagtaataattgactctgctTAGAACCCAATTCAGACAGTTCATGTACTATGGAATACAGTATCCACATTAACAGATTCCATTATATAGGGCGTGATCCCTCTTGGAGGGTGTATGGTAGATGAATGTGAAGATGGAGCACAGAAATTTGCTATAAAGATCAGCCATCCATTGTTTAAGGTGTCACATCTTGGATGTTAGGAATGCTATCACTAGTTATATGTAGGGACAAGTATTTCTGGGAGCTGAAAATGCTGAGGAAAGCAAGCGCTGGGCAGAAGCTCTGAGAGAGTCAGGGAAAGTGTAAGTTCATATACTGTATAGAGTGTGTAGATTCTCACTCCCTATATTTTCAGGCTTTATCCTTCTTGCATGTCCTAGCTGTATAGTAACTGATGTTTTATCTTCTGTTGCACCGTATATAGCACTTGGAAGAATGCTCAGTTGGGAGAGAAAGTGATACTGCAACTGGAACAGAACAGTAAGCAGATTGCTCAAGAGAAACAAGACTACATCGACAAGCTGAACGAAGCCGCTTCTAAGCTAGAAAGTGAACTAGGAAAGAAACAAGTTTGTTTCTTTATTACATCAGGTGAACGATTATTGGAAATAACCTAGGAATTAGAAACAATGGCTGCTGCACTGGCTGAAGAGAAGAAGAATATTGAGGTAGCAGCAAAGAACTTAAGAGAAGAAAAAGACACAACAGAATCGTGAGCTATCTtcgatataatttttttttacactgTTACTATGTTAGAGAGCTGCATCAAACTCTCTCTGCCATGAAACAAATTGAAGAACAAAGGACGCAACTGCAGGGCACATTTGAGTCACTTCAGTCAAATCTTAAAGTGAGAAACCCTTTGTTATTTTGTTGTGTGGGTACTCAGTTGATTATACTTCTGCCACTGAAACTTGAGACTGATTGGTGCTAGTGTACATTTCAATGTGGGTGGCTTTgacagtataatatatataatttcCCCAAGTGTGCACATGTACCATTCAAGCATAGCTAAGTCTTCACATAAAACTGGGTAAACTGTGCTTAAAGTTGTCTTCATTAACttgacccttttcatgttttgGCTAGTGAACTATCAGTAAGTGTCATTTTTAGTCATATGATATCTGAAATGTCATGCAACTGTGCTTAATTTTCCATAGAGCAGCATCCTTGCAAACACACTTTAGCACCATGTAATAAACATGTATTTCTACACAAATTTGTAACCTTTTGCAGCCATTTTTCTTATAGGAAAGGTGACTCAACCCACACAGACACATAATTAATTCAATTAACCTCTGCAGTATAAACAGTCGACCACGTTACCACAGGAATTTCAAAACAAATGAATGGATAGTTTAATAGTTTTGTGTCCTGTTTATCCGGGGCAGTTGATGTACTAACTAGACATACTTGGGGCATCCATATTATGTAGATGTCCATGTAATTAACAGGCAGGGGTTTTTTTTAGGAGAAGAGATTGCCCCTCTCTTGAAATTTAACAATTTATACTATTGAAAGTACCAGAATTTCTCAGACCCAAACTTGTGAGCTATTTTCTATTTAATAGTCCACTAATTACTTTCAGATCTACTCCAGTGATACttagattttttttcttttttacagtCCGATATTTGATTGCTTAAGATGCAATGTCAGTGATAAAAAGTTTTTTTGATTAAAATTGTTTCCTGATCTAATTTCATCATGGTAAGGGGGTGGGGGGCATGCCTTCAGACCCCCTAGCTGAAGCATGCATACTTTACACACTAGTGAATCCTCCCCTAACTGCATCAAATACTAAATTCCATGTTGTAGCCTTAAAAATTTATTTAGCATTTAGCTATCCCCCTGCCCCCCACTCATAAATATGTTTCTAAAATAACACTAACAGGTTCTGGTATAGTGGTTATCAGGAGTTATCTGAAGTTTCCTACAGTTGCCCTAATAAGGCAGTCACcctaatgcaacagtcaaagtataatcaagagttaatGTGATAAACGGCAACTTCAGTTCAGAGTTTTCCTTGGGGAATTCCAGATATCCTTTACATGCTAGAGTGCTCACACTAAGGTATGCCTTTGTTTCTGGCTACATAATTTAGCTGTAATGTTAGACTATGGTGTGACAAAAAGTCGGACTATTTTTGGCCAAATTTATACTTTTAATGATAAAAAGtgtgaaatttggcatagaacAGGTCTTTAGAGGCTATAGGGTGGGGCATCTCATATTTgatctttggtgacctttacggcctgGTAAAACTGGGTATAGAAGTTCTCATTGATTTTTGTTTCAAGTCATAGCATGTTTCAAAAGTTATGGTTGTTACTATATCCACAAAATAGTATTAAATTACTCGCCCACGTATACAAATGAAATATGGCttgttttcactactttatcTTTAATTTAGACATGGTATGTGGTTTTGTAGGCATATACTCCTTGAAGAATATTATCATAGCCTATTTGTCACCACGGAAACCTAGACTTCGTAATCTTAATTTTGTGAAAACGTCCATTGCGTTAATAAAACTAAGCTATACTACTAGTGCAAAACCAACTATAGTCACTCTCTTGTCAGGGCCTCCTCTGCATTTTATCACACAAGTTTATCTCATTGTATTATGCCTGTAGTGTAGTGCCTTAGCACCAAATATAAAGACTTCTGCAGGTCTTTAGAACTGGTATAATTTATGTAAAAGTACTCTCAACAATTAATAATAGAACAGAAACTGTTATTAACTTCAGATCAAGTGTACTATGTGtgtgtagcagcagcagcagccccTACCATCAGGTGGAGGAGCTGTTGGTTGATGATGCTGCTTGGCACCACTATTCTTTTTGTTTCTAAACATATTGGCATATCATACCGGAGCTTCCGATATTCACTGGACTGCTTCTGTATATACCTGTAGCAGCAGGAGTATttgtgtagctaaactcttgCATAAATAAGGGTAATGGTGTTTTGAAAACCTGAGATTTACCACCAAGTAGGGAAAATTGATTTCCCACATAGACTAACCCTTTAATCTATTCAggagcaagatcaagatactctaataaagcagtcacagccacacatgtatatcatatataacaaaaaaaaaaaaaaaaaaaacagttattAAACTAGCGTGGCGTAATTCAATGTTATGTCTTGCTTACTGATTGCAGCTAGGTCATTAAGGGTGGTGGTCAACCAGCTCTAATCAGGACGTGACAGCATGTTCTGATCGTTTAAGGGTATGGTATATGCAATCattttataagtgcagctacacGTATCCACTCCCTCTTAagtgcttcaaatagttttgtgcatCTAACTGTGCTCCTTTAAGAAAGTGTCAATATAGAAAATCAATGCCTTGGTATAGTTTCCTTACATGAAGTAGAAGACGaccatgtactgtatttgtaaAAAGAATggcaaagtgcagaaggcacacactcatcagcaccagaaaaggcacatgccacccgtgagtttgttattgtggtgtgaaATGATGGCTGTgtactgcttcgtttggcctctagccttgcatcTGTTTTTATATCCACAAGTGAATTTACCTGCCTACTCATTTGATTGGAATATACTAAGGCTTATTTTTCCATTCATCATATTTTTTTCATTTAGACATGGTATGGTATACACTGCACCAAGAGTATTACCAAACCTATCTGTTTCCATAGAAAACCAATCACAGTACTAAAGTAATTAATTGaactgtatggtagtactgtttagtagaaTTATGGGCACTGCCCAAAGTACTGCCTCTAAAAGAAATATCCCAtagaaaatcacctttacgaaattcaggggcggatctaggggggtttCTAAGGTTtctagaaactggtcaagtatattcagGCAATTAAAATTGCAAAGGTATCAAAGGGtttagattgaaatactctattagagctgTCAActttcctaatagaacagtcatatttgtatttttaaaagttatttagtTTACCTGTAACAACACAGTAAAAATTATCGATAACCCCATCCCAGAGTGTTTAAGACCtgaaatttttcctgggggcatgccgcCAGGAtggcatgcatgtatgtgtctgttgtatgcttcaaacttcacataAACTCCACCTCTTATCTCTTTCTGATGCTATACCAGCAGAAACAAGCATGCATACAATCAGCCTATGTCAATCAATCCATCAATTCCTAACATTATTATATATGTTGCTTTAAAGATTTTCGGTGAAAATTGTCACCAGATTTTATCTCCCAACACATAATTTGCAGAGACCAGACCCACCGAGTGTgagaaaatttggaaacctgtcaccaaaatttCTGCAGCCATCCTTGGTAATatccatctaacatcaattacagcattaaaaataaaAACACATGGGGTTGGATATTGAATTTTATTTAAAGTTGCCAAAACAAGAATTTTGGTCTGCTAGCCTGTCTGACCACAGTTGTATCTTCATAATGAAACATGCTATTGGCTTAAAACAAAAGCCAAACTGTTTCATAGCATGAGAACTTTTATTTTTATGTAATTTGAGGAATATAGAGACAAAAAGGATAgattttcagtacaaacatgtcAAATCTGAGATGCCAGTATAGTCCAAAATTTAAAGTACATGttaacacaccaagtttcatacCAGTTAAAACACTGTGAAGAATGCAATAcagaaaatatagcacaagggTGTAGTTGAGAGACAAATatgagacaaatatagcacgagaCCATGCGTGAGTGCTATATATATTCTGTAGTTGTACAAGCGGTGCTTTTAGTGATTTATTGTAGGAGTTGAAATCAAGAAGAATATATTAGTACAGTTTATCACGACCTGGCCATGGAATGCCACGATGACAGTAAGAATGCTGGTACGTACCTACTAGCAATTACTAATTTGAGACCCAGGATTGAAGGATGAGGATAACCACTCTGAGGGTTTGCTATTAATTCAGTTTAGTAATATGGACAGTTTGCACAGCTATCTGATCGCTGCTCACAAATGTGGCCAGCAATGCAGCAAGGTCAAAGGTGTCATTACCAAGTGACTACTGAAGAATAAGAAAAAATCTAACCGAGAATTTGCTAgtcatataattattaattattgtattaaAATTACAAAGATTTGTGAGTGTAGCCATTAATAGTTTATAGAGAGCCAAACCATATATTTGTTGTTAGCTAATTTCTATGGTACCacaacattgttgacagctatTGTAGTGGGGGTAATTGTGGTCATTCCAGTGTCTCTGTGGGTTGTGTCTACAGTTGTGTCATGTTCACACAAAGTGCCTACAAAggaaaataaagcacactttccTCTTTGAATTCATACACCAAAATATGTTTTTATACATTTTTTCACAAATCCCCTGTACTATAAAAAACCAGTCATAAGCCATCCATGAATATTTTATCAAAGTGATAATATTGTTTATAGTTTGTTGAAGAGGAGAAACAAAAAGCTGCTGAAGAGCTGCAGGAGAGAGAACACCAAACACTACAACTGCAGCAAGAGAACAAGAGATTATCGGAGACCACAGTTATTCTTCAGACTGGTTTGGAGGTATGTACTACTTAagacatgtgtgtgtgtgcgtgactTTCTATCCATGTCTCATTTATCACTTCACACCATTCATTCTAATACAGCATGCATACTGATTAGTCtgttacaaataatattatattgtttgaTCTGTATACATGTAGGCATTGTCGGAGGAAAAAGCAATGACAGCAGCAGCACTTGCAGAGCGTGAGAGAATCGCTAAGCAACTGGAGGAAGAGAAGAAACGTTTAGAGATGGCCACTACTGAGCTCAAAACTGGACTAGAAGTATGAAACACACCAAAGACATAATTAATTTCATGTGCTTTCTTCTAGGGATTAGCTCAGAAGTCAGAACAActggaaaaagaaaaagagaCAGTCACTTCAATGTTAGTCCCATATTGTATTAATGTTTTATCAACCACAATCTGCCAATAGGTTAGAAGAAAAGGAGAAAGTTTCTATTCTGCTTGAAGATGAAAAGAAACGGGCAACAGAGCAGGCCAAACTGCTGGAAATGGATTTGGAGGTATTGcttacaattaatttttattttctTAAGTATTTATTATTTGACCTTGTAGAATGTTTTGCGTGAAAAGGAGAAGACCTTGCACCAAGTTGAGGTAATGTCATCCTTTATTTGTACTTGTCATGTATATACCAAATCTATTATTTGCACTTGTTTGTATATTGTTGACTTTCAGGAAGAAAGGGCAAAGAGAAAAAAGACTGAGAAAAGGCTAAGGCATGCTGAAGACTCTCTAA
This window encodes:
- the LOC136269208 gene encoding pleckstrin homology domain-containing family D member 1-like codes for the protein MAESGDTIDIDAKVQMFGLLFKKPFGHKSQRWQKRFFIVKEGFLMYYSDNEGKAFDRSHHFNIHPKGVIPLGGCMVDECEDGAQKFAIKISHPLFKGQVFLGAENAEESKRWAEALRESGKVTWKNAQLGEKVILQLEQNSKQIAQEKQDYIDKLNEAASKLESELGKKQELETMAAALAEEKKNIEVAAKNLREEKDTTESELHQTLSAMKQIEEQRTQLQGTFESLQSNLKFVEEEKQKAAEELQEREHQTLQLQQENKRLSETTVILQTGLEALSEEKAMTAAALAERERIAKQLEEEKKRLEMATTELKTGLEGLAQKSEQLEKEKETVTSMLEEKEKVSILLEDEKKRATEQAKLLEMDLENVLREKEKTLHQVEEERAKRKKTEKRLRHAEDSLKRLDKALRDSGIKIDIEIEADVTNLKNFFEDCVAEASYEAQKIDIMRDAVRARVSYERARENSVTDHNGTNN